The following proteins are co-located in the Plasmodium vinckei vinckei genome assembly, chromosome: PVVCY_11 genome:
- a CDS encoding 60S ribosomal subunit protein L24, putative translates to MRIDKCWYCSGNIYPGHGIHFIRNDARVFRFCRSKCHKHFKAKHNPRKVKWTKIYRKERNKELNEDKVFEFEKIRNEPIKYDRNLYIKTINAIKTIEKIKEKRKMLFYKNRIKEVSDKKINLSLNYIKKNPALLKNTEFENIHKELIAMKQEHVDVTLVRNNFESDEIIRMDENDAIKFSSDIFHEQNVQKEREQRENTNMEFA, encoded by the exons ATGAGGATAGATAAATGTTGGTATTGCTCGGGAAACATATATCCAG GGCATGGAATACACTTCATACGTAATGACGCAAGAGTCTTCCGGTTTTGTCGTAGCAAATGccataaacattttaagGCAAAACATAATCCACGTAAAGTAAAATGGACAAAGATATATCGTAAAGAAAGAAACAAAGAGCTTAATGAGGATAAAGTATTTGAGTTTGAAAAGATTCGTAACGAgccaataaaatatgatagaaatttatatataaaaacaattaatgctataaaaacaattgaAAAGATTAAagagaaaagaaaaatgttattttataaaaatagaataaaAGAAGTAtctgataaaaaaattaacttatccttaaattatattaagaaaaatccagctttattaaaaaatacagaatttgaaaatatacataaagaATTAATTGCTATGAAACAAGAACATGTAGACGTTACACTAGttagaaataattttgaaagtGATGAAATTATTAGGATGGATGAAAATGATGcaattaaattttcttcAGACATATTCCACGAACAAAATGTACAG AAAGAACGAGAGCAACGAGAGAATACAAATATGGAGTTTGCTTGA
- a CDS encoding DNA mismatch repair protein MSH6, putative — protein sequence MGELNKGNTAACSNKKQASILSFFKTQNNKIKKENSMKDSNDKPCEEKEKENSKLDILNNFVCPKVEDNLFGTGKETDGDMKTNLFSNTNTFDESEKMDNNKNNESVKYDNNGYIMDNAEISTEEDIIVKKKRKIILDSSYDDNYDSDSNDKKKVKGGHVKNEGVDNKLKNLLYDENKKGDDILINSNKESSNKNIDIKYVQRKKVEDNKKSQELDCLRNKFLNLPITLNNDKFRLYIEQYFLYCNSFEFPKWIQPQYIRDTNLNTPDNPNYDSSTIWTPPQDHQWAIEYKQAHYTPGMQQFWKIKSKNFDKIIFFKMGRFYEIFYIDACIMHTICGLNWMNGEQKPHLGFPEQSLHLYAKKVINSGHKVVVIEQMETPKELEQRNKVSSGPKDKAIKREVNEIYTKGTILHDNMLSAETKYIICFHFDDIEDIGDDNTGSQTHCNFGFVVSDVATSYIAVGYCNDDESRIELRTLLAQLCPAEILYCSKNVNKEVLSIFKNIPACPELTSVNSFPNIIASLDEVNKYFENIPKALEAYKEQNSVICAFGGFIVYLRSLLLDKKILKFCKIEFYDLFKKDNYMVLDATALKHLEILETQSGETKNSLYDYVNKTCTNFGARNMRRWVCSPLLNCDKINQRLDVVEFLRKNDHILSLIRLKLKKLPDIERLLNKICIQASQSERGAVFFDNIVNTKLKEFVTFLNAFKEIDNMLIEINSIDNEEDVIPTRLFEITNTYNKSSKNNVKGNYPEIDQITNEFLEKIYFDGEKEYKPAEGCDEAIDAINKKEKDIEKELNNILVDMKKFLKIPTLKFVHAKYKYEIECPDNVPKSFLKGVEITSVKKGFVRIQNEEIKNLVEMLEDIEQEKKDAIYPFFQKIFHLFYEHYEKYVSACRLIAELDCLQAFAYVAVNTSFPLTRPILHFMECENNKSGDNNYGDDLNCEIEKDGKMGSKNASKDKKPFLILENNIHPVVATLMPNFIPNNIYMGCDKEKETTLLLTGPNMGGKSTLLRQTAISVILAQIGAFVPSTYCELTIVDKIFTRLGSSDNLFEGKSTFLVELEDISNLLKQSTKYSLAILDELGRGTSSFDGTAIALSTLEQISDTIKCRCIFSTHYHLLVEEVKHNTNISNYHMSLSIDDDQEKIIFLYKFIKGICPKSFGIHIAKLAGLPKEIIDLAHEKSILFENVTDEFCKIIKYKNIIRSLLKATDDTTLATMFQKYKCEFV from the coding sequence ATGGGAGAACTGAACAAGGGGAATACAGCAGCTTGCTCAAACAAAAAGCAAGCTTCAATTTtaagtttttttaaaacacaaaataataaaataaaaaaggaaaacaGTATGAAAGATAGTAATGATAAGCCATgtgaagaaaaagaaaaagaaaatagtAAATTAGATATCCTAAACAATTTTGTTTGTCCCAAGGTTGAGGATAATTTATTTGGGACTGGTAAAGAGACAGATGGTGATATGAAAACGAACTTGTTTAGTAACACAAATACATTTGATGAGTCtgaaaaaatggataataataaaaataatgaaagtgttaaatatgataataatggaTATATTATGGATAATGCTGAAATAAGTACTGAAGAAGatataatagtaaaaaaaaaaagaaaaataattttagaCAGTTCTTATGATGATAATTATGATAGTGATAGTAATGATaagaaaaaagtgaaaggaggtcatgtaaaaaatgaaggaGTTGATAATAAgttgaaaaatttattatatgatgaaaataaaaaaggagatgatattttaataaatagtaataaagaaagtagcaacaaaaatatagatataaaatatgtacaaagaaaaaaagtagaagataataaaaagtcACAAGAATTAGATTGTTTAcgtaataaatttttaaatttacctattacattaaataatgataaatttcgattatatatagaacaatattttttatattgcaATTCTTTTGAATTTCCAAAATGGATACAGCCACAATATATTAGAgatacaaatttaaatacaCCAGATAATCCTAATTATGATTCATCAACAATTTGGACACCACCTCAAGATCATCAATGGGCTATCGAATATAAACAAGCTCATTATACTCCTGGTATGCAACAGTtttggaaaataaaatcaaaaaattttgataaaattatattttttaagatGGGTCgattttatgaaatattttatattgatGCTTGTATTATGCATACTATATGTGGATTAAATTGGATGAATGGGGAGCAGAAACCCCATTTAGGATTTCCTGAACAATCTTTACATTTATATGCCAAGAAAGTTATAAATAGTGGTCATAAAGTTGTAGTAATAGAGCAAATGGAAACCCCTAAAGAGTTGGAGCAACGAAATAAAGTATCATCAGGTCCTAAAGATAAAGCAATAAAAAGAGAagtaaatgaaatatatactaaAGGTACAATTTTACATGATAATATGTTATCAGCtgaaacaaaatatataatatgttttcattttgatgATATTGAAGATATAGGAGATGATAATACAGGATCACAAACTCATTGTAATTTTGGATTTGTTGTTAGTGATGTTGCTACGTCGTATATAGCTGTTGGATATTGCAATGATGATGAATCTCGAATTGAGTTGCGAACTTTATTGGCTCAACTATGTCCTGctgaaatattatattgttcaaagaatgtaaataaagaagttttgtcaatttttaaaaatatacctGCATGTCCAGAACTAACTAGTGTAAACAGTTTCCCTAATATAATAGCTTCTCTAGATGaagttaataaatattttgaaaatattccTAAAGCTTTAGAAGCATATAAAGAACAAAATAGTGTTATATGTGCATTTGGTGGatttattgtttatttacGATCCCTTTTgttagataaaaaaatattaaaattttgtaaaattgaattttatgatttatttaaaaaagataattaTATGGTTTTAGATGCAACAGCATTGAAGCATTTAGAAATTTTAGAGACCCAATCTGGTGAAACTAAAAATTCTTTATATgattatgtaaataaaacatgTACAAACTTTGGAGCAAGAAATATGAGAAGATGGGTATGTAGTCCTTTACTAAATTGcgataaaataaatcaacGATTAGATGTAGTTGAATTTTTAAGAAAGAATGatcatatattatcattgaTACGTTTGAAACTTAAGAAGTTACCTGATATAGAAagattattaaataaaatatgtatacaaGCTTCTCAAAGTGAAAGAGGAgctgttttttttgataatattgtTAATACGAAGTTAAAGGAGTttgttacatttttaaatgcatTTAAAGAAATAGACAACATGTTGATCGAAATAAACAGTATTGATAATGAAGAAGATGTAATACCTACTCGATTGTTTGAAATTacaaatacatataataaaagctctaaaaataatgtaaaaggTAACTATCCTGAGATTGATCAAATTACTAATGAGTTTTTAGAGAAGATATATTTCGACGgagaaaaagaatataaaccTGCTGAAGGATGTGATGAAGCTATTGAtgcaataaataaaaaagaaaaagacattgaaaaagaattaaataatatattagttGATATGAAaaagtttttaaaaatccCTACACTTAAATTTGTACatgcaaaatataaatatgaaattgAATGTCCTGATAATGTACctaaatcatttttaaaggGAGTTGAAATTACATCTGTTAAAAAAGGATTTGTAAGAatacaaaatgaagaaataaaaaatttagttGAAATGTTAGAAGATATTGaacaagaaaaaaaagatgctatatatccattttttcaaaaaatatttcatcttttttatgaacattatgaaaaatatgtatcAGCATGTAGGCTAATTGCTGAGTTAGATTGTTTACAAGCATTTGCATACGTTGCAGTAAATACATCTTTCCCTTTAACTAGACCTATTTTACATTTCATGGAatgtgaaaataataaatcaggagataataattatggagatgatttaaattgtgaaattgaaaaagatGGAAAAATGGGTTCTAAAAATGCAtctaaagataaaaaaccatttttaattctagaaaataatatacatccAGTAGTTGCTACATTAATGCCTAATTTTATtccaaataatatttatatgggatgtgataaagaaaaagaaactACACTTTTATTAACAGGTCCTAATATGGGTGGTAAAAGTACATTATTAAGACAAACAGCTATTTCAGTTATTTTAGCTCAAATCGGAGCATTTGTTCCATCAACCTATTGTGAATTAACAATtgttgataaaatatttacaagATTAGGATCTAgtgataatttatttgaagGAAAAAGTACATTCCTTGTAGAATTAGAAGATATATCAAACTTATTAAAACAAAGTACTAAATATAGTTTAGCAATCTTAGATGAGTTGGGAAGAGGAACATCATCATTTGATGGTACTGCTATTGCATTATCAACACTCGAACAAATTTCAGATACAATAAAATGTAGATGCATATTTTCAACacattatcatttattagTAGAAGAAGTAAAacataatacaaatatttcaaattatCATATGAGTTTAAGTATTGATGATGAtcaagaaaaaattatatttttatataaatttataaaaggaATATGCCCTAAATCTTTTGGTATACATATAGCTAAATTAGCTGGACTACCAAAAGAAATTATTGATCTAGCACATGAAaaatctatattatttgaaaatgtaACAGAtgaattttgtaaaataattaaatataaaaatattattcgATCCTTGTTAAAAGCAACTGATGATACTACCTTGGCAACTATGTTTCAAAAATACAAGTGTGAATTTGTATAA
- a CDS encoding TATA-box binding protein, putative produces MEENDGLNDPYFFLREENHLKDDNYDYNKNKVSMLLKKNNITEKCDDGNDVEKCSDKNNQIENNIINENNLEIIQDIQNYENDDNKSSNIKNKLIHKDIPLKIHNIISSANLDTEIDLRLVAVSIKSAEYNPSKINTLIIRINNPKCTALIFKNGRIMLTGTKSKTDSINGCKKIGKIIKFVTNQNIRLKNFKIENIIASANCNIPVRLEMLAHDHKDYCNYEPELFAGLVYRYKPTSNLKSVILIFVSGKIIITGCKSLQKLNTVFQDIYNVLVQYKS; encoded by the coding sequence aTGGAAGAAAACGATGGTCTAAACGATCCATATTTCTTCTTAAGGGAAGAAAATCATTTGAAAGATGATAACtatgattataataaaaataaagttagtatgcttttaaaaaaaaataatataacagAAAAATGTGACGACGGAAATGATGTAGAAAAATGTTCTGATAAAAACAAccaaattgaaaataacataattaatgaaaataatttagaaataatacaagatattcaaaattatgaaaatgatgataataaatcatctaatataaaaaataaattaattcatAAAGATATACCACttaaaatacataatataatatcttCAGCAAATTTAGATACCGAAATTGATCTTAGGCTTGTAGCTGTATCAATTAAAAGTGCAGAATATAATCCTAGTAAAATTAATACTCTTATTATTAGAATTAATAACCCTAAATGTACAGcacttatttttaaaaatggaagAATAATGCTTACTGGCACAAAAAGTAAAACAGACTCTATAAATggatgtaaaaaaattgggaaaattattaaatttgttactaatcaaaatattagattaaaaaattttaaaattgaaaatataattgctAGTGCAAATTGTAATATACCAGTCAGATTAGAAATGCTTGCTCATGATCATAAAGACTATTGTAATTATGAACCTGAACTTTTTGCAGGTTTAGTTTATAGATATAAACCAACTTCTAATTTAAAATCagttattttaatttttgtttctggaaaaattattatcactGGTTGTAAGTCTCTACAAAAACTTAACACTGTTTTTCAAGATATTTACAACGTGTTAGTACAATATAAaagttaa
- a CDS encoding UDP-N-acetylglucosamine transporter, putative, producing the protein MINGKSHTVSCRKTYRNGEGYKKLVNNDNCSEKNEDKYKESLDNNTKEKEESYDNSILKITLFFVLLAHTIIIYILIRIKKIKNINCKLKDKSIIFISEIVKLLLSCFFYSKENQFNIKIIINNLVDIVANKKLYLIYLMLPSILYYIQNILFYISVSNIPIPLFQLLHQFRIFVVSIFTFLILKKKIKREKIFSILFLFLSLISLKDYGIHFTNYFVRQNYNNIKHVSIFNNTPNHNITKYKLLNQFNVLLFYYILQKKTLNKHVLKLPILLLLQKHEKKNILKRLDRELDSQNSLPLHNNEYYIKQVLQNNKNETVVPKQFNMNTGVIRNVNNNNIIVGIISTFSIALISGFSSVFLEYVYINYKHSFWVQNLFLSFFTIIISLLTNNLNVPFDTTKLAQKNNTIKNKKTNLNDEESQNKQTIESFTDTPWEGRKWFIINKIIYYFYKYFNSFNEFLYVSTLIFLNGIGGIITSVYIIYAGSFSKFFITPISLLFNIYISSIYFKDFEFTVNYLVSLVFVSFSLYLFFKDTFKSVANKSK; encoded by the coding sequence ATGATAAATGGCAAGTCACACACTGTGAGTTGTAGAAAGACTTATAGAAATGGAGaaggatataaaaaattagtaaATAATGACAACTgttcagaaaaaaatgaagacaaatataaagaaagcCTTGACAATAATACAAAAGAGAAAGAAGAATCTTATGATAAttcaatattaaaaataacattattttttgttttactaGCTCAtacaattataatttatatactaatcagaataaaaaaaataaaaaatataaattgtaAGTTAAAAGATAAgagtattatatttatatcagaAATAGTAAaacttttattatcatgttttttttattcaaaagaaaatcaatttaatataaaaataataataaataatttagttGATATAGttgcaaataaaaaattatatcttatatatttaatgctaccaagtatattatattatatacaaaatattcttttttatatatcagTATCAAATATTCCTATTCCTTTATTTCAGTTATTACACCAATTCAGAATATTTGTTGTTTcgatatttacatttttaattttaaaaaaaaaaataaaaagagaaaaaattttttcaatattatttttatttttatcattgaTATCCCTCAAGGATTATGGAATCCATTTTACCAACTACTTTGTAagacaaaattataacaacATAAAACATGTTagcatatttaataatacaccaaatcataatattacaaaatataaattactAAACCAATTcaatgtattattattttattatattcttcaAAAGAAAACATTAAATAAGCATGTCTTAAAATTGCCTATATTATTACTCTTACAaaaacatgaaaaaaaaaatatacttaaAAGGTTGGATAGGGAGCTAGATTCTCAAAATAGTTTACCCCTtcataataatgaatattatatcaaacaagttttacaaaataataaaaatgaaacagTTGTGCCAAAACAGTTTAATATGAACACCGGTGTAATCAGAAAtgtgaataataataatataatagtaGGAATTATTTCTACATTTTCAATAGCATTAATTAGTGGATTTTCTAGTGTGTTTTTAGAATATGTAtacattaattataaacattCTTTTTGGgtacaaaatttatttttatctttctttacaataataataagtttgttgacaaataatttaaacgTACCCTTTGATACTACAAAGTTGGCACAGAAAAATAACAccatcaaaaataaaaaaaccaatcttaatgatgaagaaagtcaaaataaacaaactATTGAATCATTTACAGACACCCCTTGGGAAGGTAGAAAAtggtttattattaataaaataatttattatttttataaatattttaattcatttaatgAATTTCTTTATGTTTCTACactcatatttttaaatggtATAGGAGGAATTATAACATCggtgtatataatatatgctggaagtttttcaaaattttttattacaccAATTAGTTTgctatttaatatttatatatcctctatatatttcaagGATTTTGAATTTACTGTTAATTATTTGGTTTCTTTAGtatttgtttctttttctttgtatcttttttttaaagacaCTTTTAAATCAGTAGCTAATAAATCCAAATAA
- a CDS encoding small ubiquitin-related modifier, putative: protein MADDNPPANNNGNSGATQGEHIQVKVRSPDGAEVFFKIKRKTKLEKLMEVYCNRLGQSIEAVRFLYDGDRIHGENTPDQLGIEDGDVIDAMVQQTGGCL, encoded by the exons atggcAGATGATAATCCACCagcaaataataatggaaaCTCAGGGGCTACTCAAGGTGAACATATTCAAGTTAAAGTGCGATCACCTGATGGAGCagaagttttttttaaaataaaaagaaaaacaaagttagaaaaattaatggaAGTTTATTGTAATCGTCTTGGTCAATCAATAGAAGCAg tccgatttttatatgacGGAGACCGAATACACGGAGAAAACACGCCTGACCAACTTGGAATTGAAGATGGTGATGTCATTGATGCAATGGTGCAACAAACAGGGGGATGCTTATAA